In a single window of the Vitis vinifera cultivar Pinot Noir 40024 chromosome 6, ASM3070453v1 genome:
- the LOC100257096 gene encoding probable ribose-5-phosphate isomerase 2 gives MAIAYPHFIGSQKSAMETGMISSPSSSSPSRPPVILTQDELKKIAAYKAVEYVESGMVLGLGTGSTAKHAVDRIGELLRQGKLKNIVGIPTSKMTHEQAVSLGIPLSDLDSYPILDLAIDGADEVDPYLNLVKGRGGSLLREKMVEGACKKFVVIVDESKLVNYLGGSGLAMPVEIVPFCWKFTAQRLQMLFEESGCVAKLRTYQNGEPFVTDNMNYIVDLYFKREIGDLKVASDAILRLAGVVEHGMFIDMATTLIVAGECGVIVKDKWDSASHRR, from the coding sequence ATGGCTATTGCTTATCCTCATTTTATTGGGTCTCAGAAATCTGCAATGGAGACGGGGATGATATCATCTCCGTCTTCGTCTTCTCCATCTCGGCCTCCTGTGATCCTTACCCAAGATGAGTTGAAGAAAATCGCGGCGTACAAAGCTGTGGAATACGTTGAGTCCGGTATGGTTCTCGGGCTCGGAACCGGGTCAACGGCGAAGCACGCCGTGGACCGCATAGGCGAGCTTTTGCGGCAAGGGAAGTTGAAGAACATTGTGGGAATACCCACATCGAAGATGACCCACGAACAAGCGGTTTCGTTGGGGATTCCATTGTCGGATCTGGATTCTTATCCGATTTTGGATCTTGCTATTGATGGTGCGGATGAAGTCGACCCGTATTTGAATTTGGTGAAGGGTCGGGGCGGGTCACTGCTGAGGGAGAAGATGGTGGAGGGTGCTTGTAAGAAATTCGTTGTGATTGTTGATGAGTCCAAATTAGTTAACTATTTGGGAGGCAGTGGTCTCGCTATGCCGGTTGAGATTGTGCCGTTTTGTTGGAAATTTACTGCCCAAAGGTTGCAAATGTTGTTTGAGGAATCTGGTTGTGTCGCAAAGCTTAGGACTTACCAGAATGGAGAACCTTTTGTTACAGATAATATGAATTACATTGTGGACTTGTATTTCAAAAGGGAAATTGGGGATTTGAAGGTTGCGAGTGATGCAATTCTGAGACTTGCTGGTGTCGTTGAGCATGGAATGTTTATTGATATGGCAACCACTCTTATTGTTGCAGGGGAGTGTGGTGTCATTGTGAAGGATAAGTGGGACTCTGCAAGCCATCGGAGGTAG